One Salmo trutta chromosome 24, fSalTru1.1, whole genome shotgun sequence genomic region harbors:
- the il1rl2 gene encoding interleukin-1 receptor type 1 isoform X3 — translation MTSGVEVRGEVLWFLPTHTSHNGHYTCESKYPTGSWEMKFVLSVDPGPCPVPAENRTVSQGMSEVVFCRQQDVLGLDPTAHIRWFKDCSPVDKHGETIIEEDCPKRLRLVNATESHAGVYTCLVEFSLQGRNYTATHSTQLKVNKEKVLLKPQVTYPRKETITVEPGSRVELVCSAFLGVGEGTESESFMFWTVDGRHTDHIEQLNVTKTTILPRSSGVYGRSTLSIYEVRPEFLNVNISCIAWNALGRDIGFLWLQPANHSGFYTCLCLCLAFSMVILGVAMCCLFKVDLVLAYRRLHPLVSKKRAPDGKLYDAYVSYVHGDGLSRAEMFALQVLPEVLERRYGYTLFVSGRDDLPGEAIHDVTSETMRRSRRLIIILSAQSASPLHPKMDPEDQLPLHQSPQDRPSYDQQIGLYDALIQNGLRVVLVEIDGKVDYTSLPKSLHYIRRKQGALRWRRPSSGKSSSTAHPNGHFWKCLRYHMPFKPKGGSETAANTWDKL, via the exons ATGACCTCTGGGGTGGAGGTCAGAGGGGAGGTTCTGTGGTTTCTACCTACCCATACCTCCCATAACGGACACTACACTTGTGAGAGCAA GTACCCCACTGGATCGTGGGAGATGAAGTTTGTGTTGTCTGTGGACCCTGGGCCCTGTCCTGTCCCAGCtgagaacaggactgtatccCAGGGGATGAGTGAAGTGGTGTTCTGCAGACAGCAGGATGTCCTCGGTCTAGACCCCACAGCACACATCCGATGGTTCAAG GACTGTAGTCCTGTCGACAAGCATGGAGAGACAATCATTGAAGAAGATTGTCCGAAGAGGCTCCGGTTGGTCAATGCTACTGAGAGCCATGCTGGAGTTTATACCTGCCTGGTAGAGTTCTCTCTGCAGGGGAGAAACTACACCGCCACCCACAGCACTCAGCTCAAAGTCAACAAAG AAAAAGTCCTGTTGAAACCCCAAGTAACCTATCCAAGGAAAGAAACCATTACGGTTGAACCAG GCTCAAGAGTAGAGCTGGTGTGTTCAGCGTTTCTGGGGGTCGGTGAAGGTACAGAGTCAGAGAGCTTTATGTTCTGGACGGTAGATGGAAGACACACTGACCACATAGAACAGCTCAACGTGACAAAGACAACAAT CCTTCCTAGGAGTAGTGGGGTCTATGGCCGGTCCACTCTGTCTATCTATGAGGTCCGTCCTGAGTTCCTCAACGTGAATATCAGCTGCATCGCCTGGAACGCCCTGGGTCGGGACATAGGGTTTCTGTGGCTCCAACCAG CCAATCACAGTGGTTTCTACAcatgtctgtgtctctgcctgGCCTTTTCTATGGTCATTCTTGGAGTAGCGATGTGCTGCCTCTTTAAAGTGGACCTGGTGCTGGCCTATAGGAGACTGCACCCCCTAGTGTCCAAAAAGAGAG CACCAGATGGAAAGCTGTATGATGCCTATGTCAGTTATGTCCATGGTGATGGGTTATCCAGGGCAGAGATGTTTGCTCTGCAGGTTCTACCTGAGGTGTTGGAGAGACGATACGGATACACACTTTTTGTCAGTGGCCGGGATGACCTCCCTGGggaag CGATCCATGATGTCACCTCAGAGACAATGCGGAGAAGCAGACGACTCATCATCATTCTGTCAGCCCAGAGTGCATCCCCTCTACACCCCAAAATGGATCCTGAGGACCAGTTACCACTGCACCAGAGCCCGCAGGACCGCCCTAGCTACGACCAGCAGATTGGCCTGTACGACGCTTTGATCCAAAATGGCCTCCGGGTTGTCCTGGTGGAGATAGATGGCAAGGTGGACTACACTTCCCTGCCCAAGTCACTGCACTACATCAGGAGGAAGCAGGGAGCTCTTAGGTGGAGGAGGCCCAGCTCTGGAAAGAGCAGCTCCACTGCGCACCCTAATGGCCATTTCTGGAAGTGTCTGAGATACCACATGCCCTTCAAGCCCAAAGGGGGATCTGAAACCGCAGCCAACACCTGGGATAAACTGTAG
- the il1rl2 gene encoding interleukin-1 receptor type 1 isoform X1, with protein sequence MLGEFYIRFLSMTLLLHVSHGQEHQGAIEVHHISAGHFFQLKCSDYDDAEDQTTVTWSRGGNQTLNMTSGVEVRGEVLWFLPTHTSHNGHYTCESKYPTGSWEMKFVLSVDPGPCPVPAENRTVSQGMSEVVFCRQQDVLGLDPTAHIRWFKDCSPVDKHGETIIEEDCPKRLRLVNATESHAGVYTCLVEFSLQGRNYTATHSTQLKVNKEKVLLKPQVTYPRKETITVEPGSRVELVCSAFLGVGEGTESESFMFWTVDGRHTDHIEQLNVTKTTILPRSSGVYGRSTLSIYEVRPEFLNVNISCIAWNALGRDIGFLWLQPANHSGFYTCLCLCLAFSMVILGVAMCCLFKVDLVLAYRRLHPLVSKKRAPDGKLYDAYVSYVHGDGLSRAEMFALQVLPEVLERRYGYTLFVSGRDDLPGEAIHDVTSETMRRSRRLIIILSAQSASPLHPKMDPEDQLPLHQSPQDRPSYDQQIGLYDALIQNGLRVVLVEIDGKVDYTSLPKSLHYIRRKQGALRWRRPSSGKSSSTAHPNGHFWKCLRYHMPFKPKGGSETAANTWDKL encoded by the exons AACACCAGGGGGCCATAGAGGTCCACCACATCAGTGCAGGTCACTTCTTCCAGCTGAAGTGTAGTGATTATGATGACGCTGAGGACCAAACCACTGTGACCTGGAGTAGAGGGGGGAACCAGACCCTTAACATGACCTCTGGGGTGGAGGTCAGAGGGGAGGTTCTGTGGTTTCTACCTACCCATACCTCCCATAACGGACACTACACTTGTGAGAGCAA GTACCCCACTGGATCGTGGGAGATGAAGTTTGTGTTGTCTGTGGACCCTGGGCCCTGTCCTGTCCCAGCtgagaacaggactgtatccCAGGGGATGAGTGAAGTGGTGTTCTGCAGACAGCAGGATGTCCTCGGTCTAGACCCCACAGCACACATCCGATGGTTCAAG GACTGTAGTCCTGTCGACAAGCATGGAGAGACAATCATTGAAGAAGATTGTCCGAAGAGGCTCCGGTTGGTCAATGCTACTGAGAGCCATGCTGGAGTTTATACCTGCCTGGTAGAGTTCTCTCTGCAGGGGAGAAACTACACCGCCACCCACAGCACTCAGCTCAAAGTCAACAAAG AAAAAGTCCTGTTGAAACCCCAAGTAACCTATCCAAGGAAAGAAACCATTACGGTTGAACCAG GCTCAAGAGTAGAGCTGGTGTGTTCAGCGTTTCTGGGGGTCGGTGAAGGTACAGAGTCAGAGAGCTTTATGTTCTGGACGGTAGATGGAAGACACACTGACCACATAGAACAGCTCAACGTGACAAAGACAACAAT CCTTCCTAGGAGTAGTGGGGTCTATGGCCGGTCCACTCTGTCTATCTATGAGGTCCGTCCTGAGTTCCTCAACGTGAATATCAGCTGCATCGCCTGGAACGCCCTGGGTCGGGACATAGGGTTTCTGTGGCTCCAACCAG CCAATCACAGTGGTTTCTACAcatgtctgtgtctctgcctgGCCTTTTCTATGGTCATTCTTGGAGTAGCGATGTGCTGCCTCTTTAAAGTGGACCTGGTGCTGGCCTATAGGAGACTGCACCCCCTAGTGTCCAAAAAGAGAG CACCAGATGGAAAGCTGTATGATGCCTATGTCAGTTATGTCCATGGTGATGGGTTATCCAGGGCAGAGATGTTTGCTCTGCAGGTTCTACCTGAGGTGTTGGAGAGACGATACGGATACACACTTTTTGTCAGTGGCCGGGATGACCTCCCTGGggaag CGATCCATGATGTCACCTCAGAGACAATGCGGAGAAGCAGACGACTCATCATCATTCTGTCAGCCCAGAGTGCATCCCCTCTACACCCCAAAATGGATCCTGAGGACCAGTTACCACTGCACCAGAGCCCGCAGGACCGCCCTAGCTACGACCAGCAGATTGGCCTGTACGACGCTTTGATCCAAAATGGCCTCCGGGTTGTCCTGGTGGAGATAGATGGCAAGGTGGACTACACTTCCCTGCCCAAGTCACTGCACTACATCAGGAGGAAGCAGGGAGCTCTTAGGTGGAGGAGGCCCAGCTCTGGAAAGAGCAGCTCCACTGCGCACCCTAATGGCCATTTCTGGAAGTGTCTGAGATACCACATGCCCTTCAAGCCCAAAGGGGGATCTGAAACCGCAGCCAACACCTGGGATAAACTGTAG
- the il1rl2 gene encoding interleukin-1 receptor type 1 isoform X2 gives MLGEFYIRFLSMTLLLHVSHGQEHQGAIEVHHISAGHFFQLKCSDYDDAEDQTTVTWSRGGNQTLNMTSGVEVRGEVLWFLPTHTSHNGHYTCESKYPTGSWEMKFVLSVDPGPCPVPAENRTVSQGMSEVVFCRQQDVLGLDPTAHIRWFKDCSPVDKHGETIIEEDCPKRLRLVNATESHAGVYTCLVEFSLQGRNYTATHSTQLKVNKEKVLLKPQVTYPRKETITVEPGSRVELVCSAFLGVGEGTESESFMFWTVDGRHTDHIEQLNVTKTTILPRSSGVYGRSTLSIYEVRPEFLNVNISCIAWNALGRDIGFLWLQPAMCCLFKVDLVLAYRRLHPLVSKKRAPDGKLYDAYVSYVHGDGLSRAEMFALQVLPEVLERRYGYTLFVSGRDDLPGEAIHDVTSETMRRSRRLIIILSAQSASPLHPKMDPEDQLPLHQSPQDRPSYDQQIGLYDALIQNGLRVVLVEIDGKVDYTSLPKSLHYIRRKQGALRWRRPSSGKSSSTAHPNGHFWKCLRYHMPFKPKGGSETAANTWDKL, from the exons AACACCAGGGGGCCATAGAGGTCCACCACATCAGTGCAGGTCACTTCTTCCAGCTGAAGTGTAGTGATTATGATGACGCTGAGGACCAAACCACTGTGACCTGGAGTAGAGGGGGGAACCAGACCCTTAACATGACCTCTGGGGTGGAGGTCAGAGGGGAGGTTCTGTGGTTTCTACCTACCCATACCTCCCATAACGGACACTACACTTGTGAGAGCAA GTACCCCACTGGATCGTGGGAGATGAAGTTTGTGTTGTCTGTGGACCCTGGGCCCTGTCCTGTCCCAGCtgagaacaggactgtatccCAGGGGATGAGTGAAGTGGTGTTCTGCAGACAGCAGGATGTCCTCGGTCTAGACCCCACAGCACACATCCGATGGTTCAAG GACTGTAGTCCTGTCGACAAGCATGGAGAGACAATCATTGAAGAAGATTGTCCGAAGAGGCTCCGGTTGGTCAATGCTACTGAGAGCCATGCTGGAGTTTATACCTGCCTGGTAGAGTTCTCTCTGCAGGGGAGAAACTACACCGCCACCCACAGCACTCAGCTCAAAGTCAACAAAG AAAAAGTCCTGTTGAAACCCCAAGTAACCTATCCAAGGAAAGAAACCATTACGGTTGAACCAG GCTCAAGAGTAGAGCTGGTGTGTTCAGCGTTTCTGGGGGTCGGTGAAGGTACAGAGTCAGAGAGCTTTATGTTCTGGACGGTAGATGGAAGACACACTGACCACATAGAACAGCTCAACGTGACAAAGACAACAAT CCTTCCTAGGAGTAGTGGGGTCTATGGCCGGTCCACTCTGTCTATCTATGAGGTCCGTCCTGAGTTCCTCAACGTGAATATCAGCTGCATCGCCTGGAACGCCCTGGGTCGGGACATAGGGTTTCTGTGGCTCCAACCAG CGATGTGCTGCCTCTTTAAAGTGGACCTGGTGCTGGCCTATAGGAGACTGCACCCCCTAGTGTCCAAAAAGAGAG CACCAGATGGAAAGCTGTATGATGCCTATGTCAGTTATGTCCATGGTGATGGGTTATCCAGGGCAGAGATGTTTGCTCTGCAGGTTCTACCTGAGGTGTTGGAGAGACGATACGGATACACACTTTTTGTCAGTGGCCGGGATGACCTCCCTGGggaag CGATCCATGATGTCACCTCAGAGACAATGCGGAGAAGCAGACGACTCATCATCATTCTGTCAGCCCAGAGTGCATCCCCTCTACACCCCAAAATGGATCCTGAGGACCAGTTACCACTGCACCAGAGCCCGCAGGACCGCCCTAGCTACGACCAGCAGATTGGCCTGTACGACGCTTTGATCCAAAATGGCCTCCGGGTTGTCCTGGTGGAGATAGATGGCAAGGTGGACTACACTTCCCTGCCCAAGTCACTGCACTACATCAGGAGGAAGCAGGGAGCTCTTAGGTGGAGGAGGCCCAGCTCTGGAAAGAGCAGCTCCACTGCGCACCCTAATGGCCATTTCTGGAAGTGTCTGAGATACCACATGCCCTTCAAGCCCAAAGGGGGATCTGAAACCGCAGCCAACACCTGGGATAAACTGTAG